The DNA region TTTGGCGAGGCATCATGGCTTGACCTTGGCGGTGGCCAACTTGGCGCTCGTCTGGGGTCGTGATGACAGGCTGGCGCCATTTGAAAATGAGGTCCTTTTATTTTCCAATTCAGTTTTATTTTACTGGGCAAAGAATTAAACGTATTATTAGCGCACAAATTCATGAAAAAAGATATCTCTGATGGCTCATTTAGATACAACTTAGCGAGAGGATGTACTTAGATACATCATATATCTAATTATCaatttaggtacaacaatttaGTAGGTAGGTGTAGAGCGGACAAAAAACAAAAGGCATGTTAACAATTGATGTATTATTCAGTGTCTTATAGAAAAGTCAGATTTTGTTTCTAGATTATTTTAGCCAATGAATGTTGTAAGATGATTACAAATTATATAGTTTATGAAAAAATAGTTATTCTCCAAAGGTGGAATAAAATAAGATAAAGAATAAAAGATATATTTTCAATGATCGCGCACATCATATTAGAGAAAAGGTTTCTATTTTTTATCCACATCTCAAGTACACGATCATAGGTTAGTTCTTGAACATATAGTGCAAACAATTACAAAGAACATATTTATATATAGGATGTAACTATCTTAATCAAATACTTCTTTTTGTTTATGGTGAATCACTGCATCAATATGCACATTATTGCACTATAAAGAACATTGATAAATCACATTTGAAAATTGTTTCTCTTTGTAGGTATGATTTATATTGAGTTTTAAGTTCTTGAATGTATGGAGCAGACAATGAACCACAACTAGATACGTATACAATtctattattatttatgattccATCCATCAACATGTAAACTTTATTATTAGAATACAACTCGGGTAATCTAGAAAGCACCGGGAGTGATCGGTTGCTGCTAGAATGCGGCGGGGTTCACCACAACCAATTGGCTGAATGGAAGCCACATTGATATGCCAATTGGTTGAATGATAAGGACTGTGAGAAGATAACATGGTGGTTTGCCACAGTCAGTTAGCTGAATGGAAATAATTGTTGCTACTGCCAGTATGCATAGCAGGATTTGCCACAACCAATTGGTTGAACACGTTAGGCAGCAAGATTTGTTGTAGGACTGCAATGGTCTGTACATGTGTTGGGAATTGTTGTTGAGGAAAATCCTATAGTTGTCGCACGATCACATCTGACAAGGGTGAGATGCTTGATGCAAATGCTTTGTTGTTGCCTATATGATTGAACAAGCGCGGTTGTCATCCTCAGTAAGTACCGCGGAATAGTGGCAGGACCAACCCCTCATCGGAAGTATTGCGGAATAGTGAATGCAGTTGCAGCGCTCACTAAAAGAACAACAAGTGCAAAAGATGCAATTATCGTGGATGTCATTGATGATGAGGATATGGTAGTATGTTTTGTTTCTAACGCTCGTTGGTTTTGATGATATGGGCGATGGATACTTTACTAACTATGGTCTAATTTATAGACATATGATATCGTATTTAGCTCAAGCCACGTTTGGCCTTTGCCAAATGAACTGTTAGCTGTATAAGCAACAAATGGCATGTCATCTTGTCAATTTTGACATCTACCCACTGTTAGCGCATGGGGTCTCTTCCCTGGTTTGAAATGTTTTTTAGATTTGTTTTATCTTACCCTTTAGTACCGGTACTAAAGGGTACCTTTATACTAAGTTATGCAACCAATACTGAATATCAAGACTTCTAATCTTGGTTTCTCAATACCGGTTATGAATCCAGTACTGATTGGAGTTAAAAATTGATATTAATAAGGTGTTCTCCAATAGTAATACTAACCTGTTTTACTGAATTATATGTTAGTTGGAAGATAATTTGCACCTTAAACTAGCACAAGtgcctttatatatatattcttGAAAGATGAAATGTTATCTCTATGATGGGTTCTTATTTACACATGTGAATTCCTTCGCCATGTTAATTCGTCAATTCTTATGCTTTTGTAAAAGTGTTTTACTATTCCAATATATCTTATAATACTTATCTAATGCTATGTAGTTTTAGATGCTTAACTTTGACTCACACAACTCTAAGACACGTATAAATATAGAATATGATACCAATAAATTATCTTTATTTATTATTTATGAAAATTCACTAGTATTGGCATGTGAAAATTCACGAGTATTTCAATACATCATTTATAAGATGGCACCGCCGATGAAGGGTTGCTGCAAGTAAGCGGTAGGGTTCGCCAAAGCCACCTGGTTGAATACATTTGACAGCAGTTGTTGTTGCTGCCAGTAGGTGACAGGGCTCGCCATAGCCACTTGGTTGAACATGCTTGGCAGCAATTGTTGTTGTTGCCAGTAGGTAGCGGCGATAGGGTTCGCAAAAGCTACTTGGTTCACATTTGATAGCCGTTGTTGTTGCTGCCAGTAGGTGAGAGGATTTGTCATAGCCACTTGGTTGAACACGTTTGGCAGGAATTGTTGTTGTTGCAAGTAGGCAGCGGCGATGGGGTTCGCCAGAGCCACTTGGTTGACCACATTTGGCAGCAAAGTAGTAGCGGGGTTCACCAGCACTTGTTGGTGCTGAAGAGCCAATATGCTCTGTACTGCAAGATGTGCTTGGCATTGCTGCTTAATGATGGCAAGTGGTTGTTGAATGAGCACGGCGGATGGGGTCAAGATACCTGATGCCAATGCCTGGAGCTGTGCGTAGTACTGCACGCACGGGTGTGTGGCTGCTATAGTAGCCTGCGGAGAGTATAGCGGAATAGTGGTTGTCGCAGCAGCAAACACTGGTGAAATGTACGCTGTAGCAGCGCTCAccgagagggaaaggagagctAAGAAGGCAAAAATCTTGGCTGCCATCTTTGCTAAGAGTTGTCTAATGCTTCTAAATGTCTAGGCTATTAACTCTCAACATGGAAGAAACATCTGATTTGGGTCTATTTATAGAATATGGAGATCGTGTAGCTCAAGCAATGTTTTGGCATTTGGTAAACAGAAGTGTTGGATGTCTAGATAAGAATAGATGACATGGCTTCGAGTCGACTAATATGTTTGATGACTCATTTTATGGGAAGTATATAGTATGTATTGGCATGATAAAGCTATATACTTTGTAGTCATGCCTCCTTTTATTGTGTTTTCTTGATATATGAACGATGGAGGTATGCTAACTTTAACTTTACACATGCCACGTCAAAATGCTTTCTACTTTG from Panicum hallii strain FIL2 chromosome 9, PHallii_v3.1, whole genome shotgun sequence includes:
- the LOC112877726 gene encoding zein-alpha PMS1-like, with product MAAKIFAFLALLSLSVSAATAYISPVFAAATTTIPLYSPQATIAATHPCVQYYAQLQALASGILTPSAVLIQQPLAIIKQQCQAHLAVQSILALQHQQVLVNPATTLLPNVVNQVALANPIAAAYLQQQQFLPNVFNQVAMTNPLTYWQQQQRLSNVNQVAFANPIAATYWQQQQLLPSMFNQVAMASPVTYWQQQQLLSNVFNQVALANPTAYLQQPFIGGAIL